In Leucoraja erinacea ecotype New England chromosome 28, Leri_hhj_1, whole genome shotgun sequence, the following are encoded in one genomic region:
- the LOC129710557 gene encoding multidrug and toxin extrusion protein 1-like isoform X2 translates to MNAPGLGAFNEVAQTPLLRKIRSLIPLNFWTEVKELFRLAGPVVLSQLMVFFIGIVSSIFCGHLGKVQLDAVCLATAMINVSGISVGAGLASACDTLISQTFGSRNLKRIGVILQRGILILMIFCFPCWALLINTEHILLAVHQSPKVAKLAQLYVWIFIPGLPAAFLYQLEIRYLQNQGITLPQVFTGLLANIFNGLVNYVLLYVLTLDVPGSAAANVASQYFQVILLFLYIRRKKLYVGTWTGWSADSLQEWGSFVRLAIPSMLMLCIEWWTYEIGTFLSGLVSEVELGAQSIIYQVLTAAYMIPLGCSVAASVLVGNALGARNPEKAQNSAAIALCFIGGCSLLISVILGSTRSVLGYVFTTDKEIIQLVSDVDPIIATFHWFEAIATVSGGVLRGAGKQKLGALGNLVGFYSIGFPLGITLMFAAHLGVTGND, encoded by the exons GTTCTATCCCAGCTGATGGTGTTTTTCATCGGCATAGTCAGCTCCATATTCTGTGGTCATTTGGGGAAAGTTCAACTGGATGCAGTGTGTCTCGCTACAGCA ATGATTAATGTATCGGGTATCTCCGTGGGTGCTGGATTGGCCTCCGCCTGTGATACGCTCATATCCCAG ACATTTGGCAGCAGAAATCTGAAGAGAATTGGGGTGATTCTGCAAAGAGGAATCCTCATCCTGATGATATTCTGCTTCCCCTGTTGGGCCCTCTTAATTAACAccgagcacatcctgctggctGTTCACCAGTCTCCCAAAGTGGCCAA GTTAGCTCAGCTGTACGTGTGGATATTTATCCCTGGTCTTCCT gcagcatttctgtatcAGTTGGAGATCCGATACCTTCAGAATCAG GGGATCACTCTGCCGCAAGTCTTCACGGGTCTCCTCGCCAACATCTTCAACGGGCTGGTGAATTACGTCCTCCTCTACGTGCTGACACTGGACGTGCC AGGCTCCGCTGCTGCCAATGTTGCTTCTCAGTACTTTCAAGTCATTCTCCTGTTTCTGTACATTCGAAGGAAGAAGTTGTATGTGGGGACATGGACAG GCTGGTCAGCTGACTCTCTGCAGGAGTGGGGCAGCTTTGTCCGACTTGCCATCCCCAGCATGTTGATGCTGTGTATTGAGTGGTGGACCTACGAGATTGGCACCTTCCTATCAG GGCTGGTTAGTGAAGTTGAACTCGGAGCACAGTCGATTATTTACCAGGTGTTAACAGCGGCATACATG ATACCCCTTGGTTGCAGTGTGGCTGCAAGTGTCCTTGTGGGCAACGCGCTTGGGGCTAGAAACCCGGAGAAGGCTCAGAACTCAGCAGCCATCGCCCTGTGTTTTATCG GCGGCTGTTCACTGCTGATTTCTGTCATCCTTGGATCCACTCGGAGTGTGCTGGGATATGTTTTCACCACTGACAA GGAGATCATTCAGTTGGTGTCAGATGTGGATCCAATCATTGCCACGTTCCACTGGTTTGAAGCCATAGCT ACTGTGAGCGGCGGAGTGCTGAGAGGGGCTGGGAAGCAGAAGCTGGGAGCCCTCGGTAACCTGGTTGGCTTCTACTCCATTGGCTTCCCCCTGGGGATCACGCTAATGTTTGCAGCTCACCTTGGCGTCACAG GCAATGATTAA
- the LOC129710557 gene encoding multidrug and toxin extrusion protein 1-like isoform X1 produces the protein MNAPGLGAFNEVAQTPLLRKIRSLIPLNFWTEVKELFRLAGPVVLSQLMVFFIGIVSSIFCGHLGKVQLDAVCLATAMINVSGISVGAGLASACDTLISQTFGSRNLKRIGVILQRGILILMIFCFPCWALLINTEHILLAVHQSPKVAKLAQLYVWIFIPGLPAAFLYQLEIRYLQNQGITLPQVFTGLLANIFNGLVNYVLLYVLTLDVPGSAAANVASQYFQVILLFLYIRRKKLYVGTWTGWSADSLQEWGSFVRLAIPSMLMLCIEWWTYEIGTFLSGLVSEVELGAQSIIYQVLTAAYMIPLGCSVAASVLVGNALGARNPEKAQNSAAIALCFIGGCSLLISVILGSTRSVLGYVFTTDKEIIQLVSDVDPIIATFHWFEAIATVSGGVLRGAGKQKLGALGNLVGFYSIGFPLGITLMFAAHLGVTGLWSGFFVCVVIQAAFFLVVISKINWRKACEQAMINAGMKINVDTSYSSGNSPVNDIPTEARTENIAVIVLSNLSQVESNADTEQLREESTVPEIGVTIVGEILSTKQLILRRGLAFLSGPLILAVGLVVQLTVVHGT, from the exons GTTCTATCCCAGCTGATGGTGTTTTTCATCGGCATAGTCAGCTCCATATTCTGTGGTCATTTGGGGAAAGTTCAACTGGATGCAGTGTGTCTCGCTACAGCA ATGATTAATGTATCGGGTATCTCCGTGGGTGCTGGATTGGCCTCCGCCTGTGATACGCTCATATCCCAG ACATTTGGCAGCAGAAATCTGAAGAGAATTGGGGTGATTCTGCAAAGAGGAATCCTCATCCTGATGATATTCTGCTTCCCCTGTTGGGCCCTCTTAATTAACAccgagcacatcctgctggctGTTCACCAGTCTCCCAAAGTGGCCAA GTTAGCTCAGCTGTACGTGTGGATATTTATCCCTGGTCTTCCT gcagcatttctgtatcAGTTGGAGATCCGATACCTTCAGAATCAG GGGATCACTCTGCCGCAAGTCTTCACGGGTCTCCTCGCCAACATCTTCAACGGGCTGGTGAATTACGTCCTCCTCTACGTGCTGACACTGGACGTGCC AGGCTCCGCTGCTGCCAATGTTGCTTCTCAGTACTTTCAAGTCATTCTCCTGTTTCTGTACATTCGAAGGAAGAAGTTGTATGTGGGGACATGGACAG GCTGGTCAGCTGACTCTCTGCAGGAGTGGGGCAGCTTTGTCCGACTTGCCATCCCCAGCATGTTGATGCTGTGTATTGAGTGGTGGACCTACGAGATTGGCACCTTCCTATCAG GGCTGGTTAGTGAAGTTGAACTCGGAGCACAGTCGATTATTTACCAGGTGTTAACAGCGGCATACATG ATACCCCTTGGTTGCAGTGTGGCTGCAAGTGTCCTTGTGGGCAACGCGCTTGGGGCTAGAAACCCGGAGAAGGCTCAGAACTCAGCAGCCATCGCCCTGTGTTTTATCG GCGGCTGTTCACTGCTGATTTCTGTCATCCTTGGATCCACTCGGAGTGTGCTGGGATATGTTTTCACCACTGACAA GGAGATCATTCAGTTGGTGTCAGATGTGGATCCAATCATTGCCACGTTCCACTGGTTTGAAGCCATAGCT ACTGTGAGCGGCGGAGTGCTGAGAGGGGCTGGGAAGCAGAAGCTGGGAGCCCTCGGTAACCTGGTTGGCTTCTACTCCATTGGCTTCCCCCTGGGGATCACGCTAATGTTTGCAGCTCACCTTGGCGTCACAG GTCTTTGGTCGGGCTTCTTCGTCTGTGTGGTCATACAAGCTGCCTTCTTCCTGGTTGTCATTAGCAAAATTAACTGGAGGAAGGCCTGTGAACAG GCAATGATTAATGCGGGGATGAAGATAAATGTGGACACTTCTTACAGCTCGGGTAACAGCCCGGTGAACGATATTCCAACAG AGGCACGGACGGAGAATATCGCCGTCATTGTGTTGTCCAACCTTAGTCAAGTGGAGAGCAACGCTGACACCGAGCAACTCAGGGAAGAAAGCACCGTGCCCGAAATCGGAGTGACCATCGTCGGCGAAATCTTATCCACAAAGCAACTCATCCTGCGCCGGGGTCTGGCCTTCCTTTCGGGACCCTTGATCCTGGCCGTCGGGCTGGTGGTTCAGTTGACTGTCGTCCACGGGACATAG